The Ruania alba genome window below encodes:
- a CDS encoding sulfatase family protein, whose amino-acid sequence MTRRPNVLVVLTDQWRAQATGYAGDENVSTPVLDTLAAESVNFTEAVSGTPVCCPARASMLTGQYPLQHGVYINDVELEPTGSTLAEEFATAGYRTGYIGKWHLYGSPDGNYGRRKLPVPREKRFGFEYWKAAECTHNYNSSLYFHGDDPQPKTWPGYDAHAQTEDACGFIAQNSAGEDPYFLMLSYGPPHFPLHTAPQEYRQRYTDAEITLRANVPDEAAQESAQALRGYYAHIAALDDCLAQLLAAVENSGTAEDTIIIFASDHGDMMGSHGIRHDVKVCPWDEAVRVPMLVRYPRRFGREGRTDTSPFDMPDLMPTLLGLCGLPVPGHVTGTDVFGTRPAHRAHSSFLSLPVPILWARSYGFDAYRGIRTATHTYIRTRTSPWLLYDNVADPYQQQNLCGQPEATGLQRDLDAELNHWLADLDDDFAPPETYLHADGLEHYFEVNTPVGTPPADSSITPVGQ is encoded by the coding sequence GTGACGCGGCGACCGAATGTGCTGGTGGTGCTGACTGATCAGTGGAGGGCTCAGGCGACCGGTTATGCCGGCGATGAGAATGTCTCGACGCCGGTGCTGGACACCTTGGCAGCCGAGTCGGTGAACTTCACCGAGGCGGTCTCCGGGACTCCGGTGTGCTGCCCCGCCCGGGCGAGCATGCTCACCGGCCAGTACCCGCTCCAGCACGGGGTCTACATCAACGACGTCGAACTGGAACCGACCGGGTCCACCCTCGCCGAAGAATTCGCGACAGCCGGGTACCGCACCGGGTATATCGGCAAATGGCACCTGTACGGCAGCCCGGACGGCAACTACGGTCGCCGCAAGCTCCCGGTGCCGCGCGAGAAGCGGTTCGGGTTCGAGTACTGGAAAGCCGCCGAATGCACCCACAACTACAACAGCTCGCTCTACTTCCACGGCGACGACCCGCAGCCCAAAACCTGGCCCGGGTATGACGCCCACGCCCAAACCGAGGACGCCTGCGGATTCATCGCACAGAACAGCGCCGGTGAGGACCCGTACTTCCTGATGCTCTCCTACGGGCCACCACACTTCCCGCTGCACACCGCACCGCAGGAGTACCGGCAGCGGTACACCGATGCCGAGATCACCCTGCGGGCGAACGTCCCCGACGAAGCGGCGCAGGAATCGGCGCAGGCGCTGCGCGGCTACTACGCCCACATCGCCGCCCTGGACGACTGCCTAGCCCAGTTGCTGGCAGCGGTGGAGAACAGCGGCACAGCCGAAGACACCATCATCATCTTCGCCTCCGACCACGGCGACATGATGGGCTCCCACGGCATCCGCCACGACGTGAAAGTCTGCCCCTGGGACGAAGCAGTGCGGGTGCCGATGCTGGTGCGCTACCCCCGCCGATTCGGCCGCGAAGGCCGCACCGACACCTCGCCGTTCGACATGCCCGACCTGATGCCCACCCTCCTGGGCCTGTGCGGTCTGCCGGTACCAGGCCATGTCACCGGCACCGACGTCTTCGGGACGCGCCCCGCACACCGCGCCCACTCATCCTTCCTCTCCCTCCCCGTGCCGATCCTGTGGGCACGCAGCTACGGCTTCGACGCCTACCGCGGCATCCGCACCGCAACCCACACCTACATCCGCACCCGCACCAGCCCCTGGCTGCTCTACGACAACGTGGCCGATCCGTACCAGCAGCAGAACCTGTGCGGGCAACCGGAAGCCACCGGCCTACAACGCGACCTCGACGCCGAGCTGAACCACTGGCTCGCCGACCTCGACGACGACTTCGCACCACCCGAGACCTACCTGCACGCCGACGGACTCGAGCACTACTTCGAAGTCAACACCCCGGTCGGAACACCGCCCGCCGACAGCAGCATCACGCCGGTCGGCCAGTA
- a CDS encoding YesL family protein: protein MSASTVTGARPRDVTAGPLYRSLAAASDMVLLNLVWLLASLPVVTFVPATAALFSVLRDRRLGSEVTPVVAFARALRTDLRRRTLLGLGWLAVAGVLAVDVVIVQQMGAGASMVLGVITGALALLFAGASTVLFPVIVSYDLPWRGLLRTTTTLTLAMPVHVAGALLTLAAALAVTAVSPLAGALVAGSGAAWAIDRIVARGLRARGTPS, encoded by the coding sequence ATGAGCGCGAGTACTGTCACCGGCGCCCGCCCCCGCGACGTCACCGCCGGCCCCCTCTACCGGTCGCTCGCGGCGGCCAGCGACATGGTGCTGCTGAACCTGGTCTGGTTGCTCGCCTCCCTTCCGGTGGTCACCTTCGTCCCGGCGACAGCGGCCCTGTTCTCGGTGCTGCGCGATCGACGTCTCGGCTCCGAGGTGACGCCGGTAGTCGCTTTCGCGCGCGCCCTGCGCACCGATCTACGACGGCGCACCCTCCTCGGTCTCGGATGGCTGGCCGTGGCCGGGGTGCTTGCCGTGGATGTCGTGATCGTCCAGCAGATGGGAGCCGGGGCCTCGATGGTGCTCGGCGTGATCACCGGGGCGCTCGCCCTGTTGTTCGCTGGCGCCTCCACCGTGCTGTTCCCCGTCATCGTCTCCTACGACCTGCCGTGGCGCGGGCTGCTGCGCACGACGACGACCCTCACCTTGGCCATGCCGGTGCACGTGGCGGGGGCCCTGCTGACGCTCGCCGCTGCCCTCGCCGTCACGGCGGTCTCCCCGCTGGCCGGCGCGCTCGTGGCGGGCAGCGGGGCCGCCTGGGCGATCGACCGGATCGTGGCGAGGGGCCTACGGGCTCGAGGGACGCCGTCGTGA